AATGCCGGATACACACTGGAACGGATCCACAGTACCACATGgtattgtttttaattatttcctATGGTTTACACATGTGAGGGTTTAATAGTATGCTTATCAATTAACACTTATGTTCCTTATACATCCAGCGATATTTATATTCGTCTGGTTTACTCTGTACATTGATCACTATGTATTCACAtgtatgctttttttaaaattgtaatgaTTGTATTACTGCTTTTTATCTACTGTTTATGCCAATCACCTGTTAATGGGATCATGTGTCTGATCCCCATATATACCACTGGTTTACACACTTtttgtatgcttgaaaaaggctccatacgctgagccgaaacgttgcacaagggctaaataaaagccaTCTTTTCACtgaaacttggagtgctgcctgtctttggACGACTATACTTGGATTTGGAGCAGTGATCAAGCTCCCAGGGCGCGCACCCATCCACAactttgactggtgctgctggattgtggactttctatctatctcatatatatatatatatatatatatatatatagagagagagagagagagagtgagagagagatagataaatatgtatacaatatttactgtgtatatgtattgaaCGGATGTGATTAAATGTATTGAACTTGATGTGTTAAATCATTTCAAAACCCAATATATTCAGAGATAttaaacatacataaaataacttaTACCTTCGACGGATGTCTTAGACAGATGTCTCAGCCATCCGTCGCCCATAcattcccatgttaaaaaaaaaagcatatgttTAACATATAAGTTTTTTACTGGATGACTGTGACGGATGCCTCTGACTGATGCCATACGTCGCCTATAgaatcccatgttaaaaaaatggatacgtTTATTGCATGGCGCGATACtgtattaggcctgatttacacgagcgtgtgcgttttgcgcacgcaaaaaacgcggcgttttgcatgcgaaaaaggcaattaacagctgcgtgtgtcatcagtgtatgatgcgcggctgcgtgattttcgcgcagccgccatcattatgacactccgtttggatgtttgtaaacagaaaagcacatggtgcttttctgtttacattcagagtttgacagctgttgggcgaatcacgcagttcgcacggaagtgcttctgtgcggcatgtgtggttttcacgcacccattgacttcaatgagtgcgtgatgcgcgaaaaacagggaaatatagaacatgtcgtgagttttacgcagcgcactcacgctgcgcaaaactcacggactgtctgcatgcccccatagactaatataggtgcgtacgacacgcgtgcaaagcacgcgcgtcacacgcaAGTATATCACgtacgtgtaaatgatgccttaaagTGGTATCATAACAAATGGTATAATTTAACACAATTCAAGGTAAGTTAAATCGTCTGGTGACAGAAAATCGATGGCCTATCACCTTCAACAGTTGATCTTCATTGGtgctgagagtcggacccccgccaatcacatAATGGATAGGCCAAAGATTTTCTGTCACCCCACAACCCCCTTAaggatggacacatctgtatgtttcTAAAACATTTCTACTAATCCTGGGGTTAGgttaataaagcttaatcactggataaataaactttctaatatactttatatttTAACCAGTCTCAAAATTttagtttgctgtcagtgaataagaacAATCTAGTTTATGTTTACATTCTGCAAACTTGTACATACCTAGTTCCGCCCTCAATTTAAAAGTGGATTCAATTCTATTCAGTCTAGACAATGCTTCCTTAATAAAtaacctggactccagactgatacattgtagcaaactgctAGACATTTGTGCAACTGCTTATGATGTATATAGCTAatagagcattgcctagactggatacaattgtctcCACTTGAGAACAGGATTTGTGGGGATTTGCAGCCTGTAAAGGTAAACAAGAGCGTTCTCGTTGACTGACAGCAAacacatttttttgaaaatggtgagaatttGGAACACAAAAGTATGTTCGAAAGTTGTATAATTTTACATTTATACAGTgatacagaggctctgtcaccagattttgcaacccctatctgctattgcagcagataggcgctgcaatgtagattacagtaacgtttttatttttaaaaaacgagcatttttggccaagttatgaccatttttgtatttatgcaaatgaggcttgcaaaagtacaactgggcgtgttgaaaagtaaaagtacaagtgggcgtgtattatgtgcgtacatcggggcgtgtttactacttttactagctgggctttctgacgagaagtatcatccacttctcttcagaacgcccagcttctggcagtgcagacacagccgtgttctcaagagatcacgctgtgtcgtcactcacaagtcctgcatcgtgtcggacgggcgaggacacatcggcaccagaggctaccgatgattctgcagcagcatcggcgtttgcaggtaaatcgatgtagctacttacctgcaaacgctgatgctgctgcagaatcaactgtagcctctggtgccgatgtggccgacacgatgcaggacctgtgagtgacgtcacagatctgcactgccagaagctgggtgttgtgaagagaagtggatgatacttctatacacaacgcccagctagtaaaagtagtaaacacgccccgatgtacgcacataatacacgcccagttgtacttttacttttcaacacgcccagttgtacttttgcaagcctcatttgcataaatacgaaaatggtcataacttggcaaaaatgctcgttttttaaaaataaaaacgttactgtaatctacattgcagcgcctatctgctgcaatagcagataggggttgcaaaatctggtgacagagcctctttaagcttgagCATCCTAAAaccggaaaaaccctttaagaagATATAAGTATGTTAATAACCAACTCCAATtccagtttataaaaatgttctcCATcagatttaggccttattcagacaaacgtagaatacgtccgtgtgacggccgttaaaacaagggCCGTCACACGaacccatgtatttcaatggagccgttcacacggccattgtttcaacaaactctctgaagggtccgttgaaagatagaacatgtcctatgttcttccgttttcacggatccctccatagactcaattctatggggatccgtgaaaacgagacccgcacgggggcaactcagacatgaaaaactgcagtttttcacatctgagtttccccacgttcgtctgaataaggtcttattcacacggccgtgttctGTCCGTAATATATGGACCACATgtgggccgcatttcccggaccgaacacagttcagggagtcggctcctagcatcatagttatgtatgacgctaggtgtccctgcctcccctagAGAGAGAAAAAGACCAGAGAGAGAGGGTCTGGAGATAAGAGGATGTTACCCCTGCATCAGGGAGGAGTTTAACGCTCTGTCCGCAAATTAAGTTAATGAATCACCATTGCTCGCATTGCTGCCAATATCTTCTATAACGCTAAAGCAGTTAGCACCCCCATGTGGCTGTTTGTGTGAGACCACTGGCCtagtaaaataaatgtttttgcaTCAGATTTGGGCCTATGTCATCATTGCGACTAATACCTCTCTGCCTTGCTTTACAAAAGCACAAGTGACATTTGCAATGTGGGAGAAAAAATCttctatatattttcgaaagtttgtttgtttgaagcccgatggagagccgctcgcgcatgcgcaaaagaatcccattgatctccatggagctgccggacacagaacatgGAAGTCACAGCTGATGCAGCGCTCCTGGTAACTTTCAGTCCCCGTTCTCTTTATCGTTCACATGTATccccgatcctgtggataggggatgtatgtgttttatggcacaagccctttaaactgccaggaacagcgaaattgctgttcctggccgttatagcagcgtctcagaagctgacacctgcagtgcatggagcgggctcagtgcgtgagcccactccatacatcacctccctccagctccatgatgtgccggcacgtcatgggtcgggaaggggttaagtaatgacgcGGTCATTGGGCCCGGCGATGCCGGAGCccatgactgcggactataagatgcagggactttttagcaagaattattcttgctaaaaactgcgtcttacagtccgaaaaatacggtagatagtgcccatgtacatagcaccatagtatagtttcccctgtagatagtgcccctacatagtaccacagtgtccatgtagatagtgccacatcccaggtagtgccacagagcccctcccccctgtagattgtgcaattgggactccctctagaagcggaatcaccCAGCCAGAGCATATACCGTAagccaacctcccgagcaacgccgtgtATAAAAGCTAGTAATTCCTATTTTTGCTTGCAAATATCTTGTAGTTTATAGACTTTCAATGAACAGCATTACAATAGTGACAAATATCAAAATGTTGGTCAGATCGTGTATGGccatgaaaatggtgagaaattgaaataCAAGTATAAATAAGTATATTGTAAAATTGCATCGCTTTTCATTACCTGGAGGACCTTATGTTTGCAGACAGCCAGTTGATCTtagtgggaactgtgtaatgcttagtttgtcCTGTGGTGGTGATACAGGGAACTAAACACATATATGTAATCCATGATTAGacaagaagtctcacaggacataaACGTATCAAGGTGGGcaaatctcaaccacccatacaaataattagagataaagactctaacaatagataatataaactagagaaacaaagagtccatacatatcaaagtatgaaaaaattaaacatctttattgataacattaaatacaaaaaataacaaaaacagagaatctaaaataaatccttgtctgGATCACCAATATATACATtgattacagtatatatatgcaTTACGCATGTAGTATGTAAGATTAATTTAGCTCAATGTAACTCCAACCACGGGGTGCATCTATATTAGTAGTTTAAAGTACAAGTGGTACAAAAAACAGAGTATACAGAACTCAAGAGTCAAAACCTGTAATTGCTTAAAAGTGACTAGTGCCTTTGAAAAACggcataaagccagaatgggtctaacagatgcacttacccatgtataggAGATTAGTGTGACCCAAGGTGTGGAAGAGTgccccgacgtgcgtttcgcctgtagctttctcaaggggtctgTTAGACCTATTCTGGCTTTATGCCGTTTTTCAAAGGCACTAGTCACTTTTAAGCAATTAGAGGTTTTGACTCTTGAGCTCTGTATACTCTGTTTTTTGTACCATTTGTACTTTAAACTACTAATATAGATGCACCCCGTGTTGGAGTTACATTGAGCTAAATTAATCTTACATACTACATGCGTAAtgcatatatatactgtaatcaATGTATATATTGGTGATCcagacaaggatttattttagattctctgtttttgttattttttgtatttaatgttatcaataaagatgtttaattttttcatactttgatatgtatggactcttttttctctagtttataaTATATGTAATCCAACCTATCCACAATGGAATACATACACAACGTATATAACGTAAAGTAACATGATTGTACTCTTTAAATATACACTACCGATAGAAGAGACTTGAGTCTATAAGtctttttgtaaataaaatttaGAGTTTTATTAGATCAAAAAATACCATTCAATGAATCTACACAGATGAAAAAGGAGTACCAACATAGGGAAATCACATCATTTgtaaatattataatataatatgcATGACAGCAAAGGCATGGTACAAAAGTTCATAATGCAAGTACATTTAGTAGGTGGAGTACCCTGAAGATAACGTATTGTGACAGAGCAAATAAGTAAAGCCTACAGTATCTATAACAAGCCTACAGTATATCTTAATCATAGTATTGATTATCGATATTTCAGCTCTACATCacagacccacagaataaagtgtttAGTGCAAAATAAATCCAATATATGAGAGCATACAACTGACCTGTCATGCTGGATCCCTAAGTTAGCGTCCTGCCCCTGTGTCTATCGCTATGTATCAGACTGGGATAATTGctcagcagcagtgtgaatcaggcacggtgacacgctttctctacttgagtctatggagatctatgtgtcactcaTCACAGgcgtcagcagttcctgtaccacactaggtttgcacagggggggggggaagaaacttctatcatcagctacgaCTGATAGTTACGAcaagttcctgtcacacaggtataatgtacaagaatatagtgcaggctccctgtctgtatacttaatgtttctcagcttatttaggagaatatagcgacaatgataatcacagtgtctcccagcatgcagaaatggtaaggtttttagctggtcatgtgatgctgtgctgaagcatcatgggattcatagcaaagcagagaggaagagaaagctggggaaatctaagactcaagatggaggcttttttaaggCACAGACAATGCagcagttaaaaaaataataaaaaagtactatatacataaaagaagtgtagagagtGATActcagtcaggtggggaatgcagacatggaaagttgtaatTCCATTGGAGGTCCTCTTTAAAAAACATCATTGTCTTTATTACATACACCATCCATACAAGCTTCACACAGATGCCTCTCGTGAGGTTTGGTTCTTATATATATACGGTGCTTTACATCTTGGATATCTCTGTCAATCTCCTCACGATAACAGTTTTTTCTGATTTTTAAAATGAGATTTTCCAGAATTGCTGTGACATTTTCCACCTTAAATGTAGGATTGATGAAGCAGTCATTGTTACATTGCCGACACATCTGGCTAAAGGGCCGAAGGAGGACAGTGCCTGTCTTGGTTTTTCCGAGACAATAGTGAAAGATAAGGGTGACTCGACTAGAGTTCCAAAAATTAGAGCATTTCAAGCAGGTGAAactataaaaaaacataaatatattataataataacagTGCTCATTGTAGTGAAGCTttactatactatacacagttactATCTTTAGGGTAGAACAGGCTCTTGCATAGTAATGGGCCAAAAAGGTCCAGCAGAGGACAATTCCATTAGGAGCTGACTTTAGAACCGGTCAGTTGCTGCTATGGTCTATTGATTTTTTATCATCTGAAATTTAATTCCCATCATACATCAGGACTAATCAAAATTTAGAAATTTCTTTTAccctggaacatccttcttatatTTTAAAGCTGCTGTTTAATCCAATTTGAACACATTTTTAGATGAATGGTTGACGTATTTTATGTTGATTCAGCAAATTCCACCAACACTATTAGGAAACTACATGAACAGCTATGAATGATTTGATATATTACTAGAACTGTTCTCTAGGGATCTGCCTAGCTACTCTGCCTCTTGAGGTAACTAATGATGCTACAGCTAAATCCTTGGTGAAGAAAAGTTTGAATGATGTGACAGTCTTACTTGCTTTTGTATCTGCTGCTTGATGTTGAGTACtactgcttaaagggaacctgtcaggtattaCATGATCTGCATGCAGCATGTTATAGACCAGGGACAGCTAAGCAGTTTGAGATATATTGTTGTAGCAAAAGCTTTAGTATAACTTGAATTTATTGATCTAAacttctgctcattctgggctttggagtccagtgggtggtcttaTCATCGATACACAGCTAGCCCTGTATCTACACTAATAGGaatggctgtcaatcactgagtaggaccacccATTTAACTCcaaagcccagaatgagcagatcAATAAATTACAAATTATACTAAATCTTTTGCTACAAAATATATTAATCTGTTCACCTACTTATGCTTTATAACATTGTGGCTTGAGATTGGATTACATTTTcaacctgacaggttcccttcaacTTTTCTGTAACCAGAATATTCAAGTCCCTCTCTTGTATTGTTATCCCCAGTTTTGTTACATTTAATACATATTCAGTAATACTATTGCTGTGGCTTACTTTcaatactttacatttatccgcATTAAGATTCATCTACCACGTTCAAGATAGAAAGTAAATGGGAggggacctccagctcaccttagggcagAAGAATTTCAAATGCCTgttgcgcacggatcctcgtgtcggcacacgttggtaAAATTGTAGCAGAGAAGTGGGTAAGGTGGATGTAGATGGAAGAAAAATGAAtgcgtagcctacgcgtttcagacgatagcctcgtccttagtcatggctgattaagactccctgttttatgtatatttatcaaataaaattggaaccagatTCCATTTTAACACATCTTTGAATAACCTTCCATTTTTTGCGCTGGATCTCACCACTTCTCTGCTACAATTCATCTGCCACCTTTTTGCCTATGCTGACATATGTTACCATCAAGTTCAGTTTTGAGTCTCCTGCTGTTTTGTGTCATCGGAAACTGACACTTTACTTTCTATCATCATCTAAAGgtaattaataaaaatattttggccTAACACAGATCCTTGAGGTACACCACTGCTGACTTTAGCCCATTTTGTGTGTGTACCATTTACAATTATCCTTTTTTATTGTCTGTTAACCAATGCTTAACCCATGAACATACATTGTCGCCCCAGTCCCTACATCTGCAGCTAATAAATACATAGGTAAAATTGGGAAACCCTTATAAGGGGTTACTGTTGACAGGACAACTTATCGCTCTGAACAGAAAATTAAAGGATCCACTAGTGGAGAGATGGGAATCGGAAGCGGGGTATCAGGGGAGTATGGCGATTTTCAGTgtgtttttaaaataaacaaaactgaATAAAGATTCAGCCTGTGCTTAGCATTTATGTTGAGCTGGTCTTTTCTCTGGCTAAAATGCAACAATCACATGCACACATCAGACATGGTAACTGACatcagttaggccctgttcacatcaaatTTTTTTACGTGTAGCGTGTGGGTCAGGAATGCTACCGACCTATGGTATGCCCTAAatttgtccatagggctccattgtcaaacagagaccaaaagagtgttcttttggcctccgtctgacCAGTATACATCAGTATACTGCAAAAAGAAAAGGTTTAGAATAGCGTAGTGGACTACGCTACtccattccacagagtccagagtCTTTTTCTAACATGGTAGTCTATGGGTGAAAGATGCCACTGTATGAGCTTTTAATCAGTTTTCCATGGCATATCCGTTAAACGGAtgtcattatagtctatgggtgacgcatgcctaacagtggcatccgtcgcccataggctataatggtaaccGTTTAACAAATACCAGATTAAAACCTTCATGTATCTTAATGACGTATCTGTTTCTAGATTTATTATAGCCTATAGATGACAaaaagtgtatattttttttgtgttttctataCTGGAAGCAAAATTGATGTGCAATGTCAATTCCACTAGAGGGTGTGAGTGCTATTACATTTCTGAGAGGTTTAGGTAACAGCATTTTTACCTGGCGTGCCTTGCGGTTTGAGAGATCTTCCACCCTTTCATTTTCTGATCATCAGTTAATTTATCCACCAGTCTGTAATTGAACTGCAGAACCCACCTTTTTCTATGTCTTTCTTCTAAGTGTTCTTTTTGCAGGCTATAAAATGTATCAATCCAGATATTTCTAGAGGATATTCTAGCCATtgctctatagaaaaaaaaaaatgataataacaAAACAACTGAATAAAATGAAGTCCCAACAGGTGTGTCCGTCTTTTTTCTTCCATGCTGTACTCATACTAGCTCCAGCACTTAATAAATAGCTTTGTCATTCAGACACATTTGAATTATAAACATAAATAAATCATTTTCACGGAGTATTTTAATTATAGTTATTTGCTCatggcttgaaaaaaaaaaacatttatatgaAAATGAACATGCAAGCCAAACTTTATTACAGAAATTCGTAAACCTGACTGACATATATTAACGTGCGTACATTTAACAAAACAAATGAAAGGAAAATGAAAAGGTCAACAAAAATTGCTATGAACTCACATtagttaaccccttgcgtaccttcgccgtaatagtacgtcgctggccgcatatgccagcgtaccttcgccgtactattacgtcgaaggatcaaactgtcactctgtgaaatcacaaagtgatagcgacatggcggcagctgtcagtgatagctgaccgcctctgttgccgtgctggggacagatctgcatgccccgatgtcggcgattgctgtgattggtcagtctttagagactgaccaatgacagctatctatgacgtaggaaaccggagaaagctcctgtcagcgtctctgatctcatttctgtgagaactgtgaggagatcggagagtgacagaaCTACAgttgaaaacagtggaaaaacagcgtttttagtgcccatctgccctttatagtgcccatctgccctttatagttcccatctgccctttatagtgcccatcatccctcagaatataactaataatattctttagtgcccattagggcccagcagccctctccagtgcccaccagccatctttagtacccaccagccattttagtgcccaccaatctttagtgcccaccagccccttttgctgctcattatagtgcccatcagtcctccctagtaacaatcaaacctatataatactcttctttagtgcccatcagtatattagccccctttagtgcccagcagccctctccagtgcccaccagccatctttagtacccatcagccattttagtgcccaccagcaatctttagtgcccaccagccccctttgctgctcattatagtgcccatcagtcctccctagtaacaatcaaacctatataatacttttctttagtgcccatcagtatattagccccctttagtgcccatcagccctctttactgccctatcctttagttcttcataaaaaaaatataaaaaaacaaaaaaaaaacaaaaaaaaaaatacaaaaaaagttttagtaatttagtagtaattttgtgtgctacttttgcacgtcacagtttccttgccaatactgttcaggaatttagttttgcacgtcagggttagtgcagtgttattacacacccgtaatgtctcgtctatttagcgtggaggaggcatatgccattttatgttcagatacagatagcgccagtgagggtggatctgagtttgtgttatcctcctccagtgatgaggaaccccctcagaaacgaagcagggctagtgatccgaatgagcccagcacaagtgaccccagcaccagtgaccccagcaccagtggccccatatggctaccgcctacctcttacacacctgaaattcctgcgtttacctctgcccctggcataaaaataaatccaactgactttcaggaaatagatttttttaaatgttttttttcggatactttagttgacctaatggttgtgcaaacaaatttatatgcacaacaattcttaggcaaaaatccgacatcccattatgccagaacccaagcttggcacccaaccaatgcaaatgaaattgcaaccttctgggggctcttgctccacatgggccttgtaaaaaagcccaccatcaaatcgtattggtccacagatattttgtacgatacacctgtattccgtgctgtgatgccgcgaaaacgttttgaggcccttttaaagtttttgcactttgctgacaatgagcagtgcccccccccccccccggatcatccaaattttgataggctgttcaaaattaggcccatcatcacatattttaatttggtttttgcagaagtttatgttcctgaaaaaaacatagccattgatGAATCGTTAGTCCATTTCAAAGGACGGCTTCATTTCTGACAATACTTGCCAGACAaaagagccagatatggcataaaaatatataaactgtccgagagccagtctggatacacacactcctttcgtgtgtacgaggggaaagacaaacagattagtcccccagagtgccccccagttcttggcacaaacggtaaaatagtgtgggacctgctgcatcctctgatggataaggggtaccacctatacctcgacaacttttataccagcgttccgctttttaagtgccttgttgaaaggaaaacaatggcctgtggcactgcttgcaggaatctaaaatacctcccaaagccttttcttgctgagaaactgtcagttggcgaaaccagggcacgatatgatgaaaatgtgctcctggtaaaattcagggacaaaaaagaggtcctcatgctctccaccatgcatggcaacaccacaagcccagtttcagtgcgtggaacaagcaccactgtttcaaagcctgtatgcatacaggcctacaacaagcatatgggaggggtggatttgggagatcaactaatgaagccatactgtgccatgcgaaagacgaaagtatggtacaaaaaactgtccgtatatttaattgaaatggccctcctcaattcttttattttgtaccgaagtgctggcaatcgttctaggtacctcgagtaccttgaaaaagtaattaaaaaattaatttttaaagaccaagaggaaggagcgagtagcagggcttcaggaagtgaggcaaatagaattgtccctggccagcacttccccagtgaagtccccccaaccgaaaaaaagagccatccacaaaaacgatgtcgcgtgtgcgcgaagaggggtatccgaaaggatacaatatatcaatgcagcacttgcccctccaaaccagggctttgcatgaaagaatgtttcagaatttaccattcttcagtggactactaatttttttcatgccattttcaggatgtccatataaacttcatcttaaattttatgtcaccttcatttaaaaattgtccacttgtgcaccaattggatatataaaacaaaacaaaaaatcattatacccctagatgaataccaccatggtggcccaaaatcacccaagcaaaaactaggccttgaagaggctcatggtacaccttcacttccgggcctcaccgtgtgcctcaatacaaaaaggtcctatatagggtatcaatgaacacaggaaaaaaaaatgaatgaattgtgagttcttttttttctcattggtgcttgatacatccccaaaatgtttcatcaaacccacgcgtttgtaaaataaataaaaattaaaattctaccaattttgttttaattcctaatctgaaaagtaaaatttctcactataccactagatgaataccttgagcggtgtcgttttcttaattgggtcacatcttgtgagtttcctctatattggtacctcatgggctctgaaaacacaatatgatgcctgaaaaatattccagcagaatctgtgatcaaaaaccaaatggtgctccctcctttctgacccttgccatgtgcacatatagcagtttacagccacatatggggtattgctgtaatcaagagaaaatgggtaacaaattgagcagtgctctttctcctattgccccttgtataaatgaaaagtttggggcttaatcaactttttattggaaaaaatgcaaattttcactttcactgcccaatgtttatgacttctatgaaacatctgtggagtccaaatgctcactaca
This genomic stretch from Rhinoderma darwinii isolate aRhiDar2 chromosome 4, aRhiDar2.hap1, whole genome shotgun sequence harbors:
- the LOC142759532 gene encoding receptor-transporting protein 3-like; the encoded protein is MARISSRNIWIDTFYSLQKEHLEERHRKRWVLQFNYRLVDKLTDDQKMKGWKISQTARHASFTCLKCSNFWNSSRVTLIFHYCLGKTKTGTVLLRPFSQMCRQCNNDCFINPTFKVENVTAILENLILKIRKNCYREEIDRDIQDVKHRIYIRTKPHERHLCEACMDGVCNKDNDVF